A stretch of the Argentina anserina chromosome 6, drPotAnse1.1, whole genome shotgun sequence genome encodes the following:
- the LOC126798225 gene encoding AP2-like ethylene-responsive transcription factor At2g41710, whose product MASSSSDPGPKTESGGGGGAEASEAVAAATDQQLLFRGLKKAKKERGCTAKERISKMPPCAAGKRSSIYRGVTRHRWTGRYEAHLWDKSTWNQNQNKKGKQVYLGAYDDEEAAARAYDLAALKYWGPGTLINFPVTDYTRDLEEMQNVSREEYLASLRRKSSGFSRGMSKYRALSSRWEPPFGRMGASEYFNNIHYGTGDDPATANEFLGTFCIERKIDLTSYIKWWEPNKTRQANSIIKSSEDVKHGYAGDSGGELKTLEWETQPTEPYQMPRLGVCHDSKKQKSTRVSAMSILSRSPAYKSLQEKASVKQESNADNDEKENKNMIHKKDYGKAVEKLTSHDGGDERLSAALGMSGGLSLQRNTFPLSPFLSAPLLTNYNMMDPLVDPILWTTLAPVLPEVTKAETSGSFTLFRPEE is encoded by the exons ATGGCTTCTTCGTCGTCGGATCCCGGTCCGAAGACCGAgagcggcggcggcggaggtgCGGAGGCATCCGAAGCGGTGGCGGCGGCGACGGATCAGCAGTTGCTTTTCAGAGGGCTGAAGAAGgcgaagaaagagagaggctGCACGGCGAAAGAGCGCATCAGCAAAATGCCTCCGTGTGCCGCCGGAAAACGCAGCTCCATTTACCGTGGAGTCACTCG GCATAGGTGGACGGGCCGCTACGAAGCTCATCTCTGGGATAAGAGTACCTGGAACCAGAACCAGAATAAGAAGGGAAAGcaag TTTACTTGG GGGCatatgatgatgaagaggcTGCAGCCAGAGCTTATGATCTTGCTGCCTTGAAATATTGGGGCCCTGGAACTTTGATTAATTTCCCG GTTACTGATTACACAAGAGATCTCGAAGAGATGCAGAATGTTTCAAGGGAGGAATATCTTGCATCTCTTCGCAG GAAGAGCAGTGGCTTCTCTAGAGGAATGTCTAAATATCGTGCCCTCTCAAG CCGTTGGGAGCCACCGTTTGGTCGTATGGGTGCATCTGAATACTTCAATAACATTCATTATG GCACAGGAGATGATCCAGCAACAGCAAATGAATTTTTAGGAACGTTTTGCATTGAAAGAAAGATTGATTTAACAAGCTACATCAAGTGGTGGGAGCCTAACAAAACTCGTCAAGCGAATAGCATCATTAAATCATCTGAGGATGTGAAACATGGTTATGCTGGAGATAGTGGAGGTGAACTTAAAACATTGGAATGGGAAACCCAGCCTACTGAACCATACCAGATGCCCCGTTTGGGTGTCTGCCATGATAgtaaaaaacagaaaagtaCCAGAGTCTCTGCCATGAGCATCTTGTCACGGTCACCTGCTTATAAAAGCTTGCAAGAGAAAGCATCAGTTAAACAAGAAAGTAATGCAGATAATGAcgagaaagaaaacaaaaatatgaTTCACAAAAAAGATTATGGCAAGGCAGTTGAGAAATTGACAAGTCATGATGGTGGGGATGAGAGACTGAGTGCTGCATTAGGGATGAGCGGTGGATTGTCTCTCCAGAGGAATACATTCCCATTGTCTCCATTCTTGTCTGCACCACTGCTGACCAACTACAATATGATGGATCCATTAGTAGACCCCATTCTTTGGACAACTCTTGCTCCTGTTCTTCCTGAG GTAACAAAGGCTGAGACCAGTGGAAGTTTTACTTTGTTTCGACCTGAAGAATGA
- the LOC126799895 gene encoding uncharacterized protein LOC126799895 yields the protein MASKVGRLFQDQNLSVHSNGDSAVRKGGVKMQKKVGFGGRKPLGDVSNTGKPDLTKVSKKPVLSHVPEIIADASNKRGLSRAQTRGRKALSDVSNTFKPVAHKKSSIVAQPPPCGFEEEGFLHDHQQCIKSMRNANLMDQVDILMMMQGSDSSMKLLSPCEASQLRKVEPESPMRYLELKEMSELSIKQDPASPHCKTPLSPNHTKSTWIWDDCDFQVMETPQFLRH from the exons ATGGCATCAAAAGTTGGTCGTTTGTTTCAAGATCAGAACCTCAGTGTTCACTCTAATG GAGACTCTGCTGTGAGAAAGGGTGGTGTAAAAATGCAGAAGAAAGTGGGGTTTGGTGGAAGGAAACCTCTAGGAGATGTATCGAATACAGGGAAGCCTGACCTTACCAAGGTATCAAAGAAGCCTGTTCTTAGCCATGTTCCTGAGATTATTGCTGATGCAAGCAACAAGAGAGGCCTTTCTAGGGCACAGACTCGTGGCCGGAAGGCACTATCTGATGTGTCTAACACATTCAAACCAGTAGCCCATAAGAAGTCAAGTATTGTGGCACAACCACCTCCTTGTGGTTTTGAGGAAGAAGGTTTCCTGCATGACCATCAGCAGTGCATCAAATCTATGCGAAATGCTAATCTCATGGATCAGGTGGATATTCTTATGATGATGCAAGGATCAGATTCGTCCATGAAGCTTCTATCTCCATGTGAAGCTTCTCAGCTTCGTAAAGTTGAG CCGGAGAGTCCTATGAGGTACTTGGAGCTGAAAGAGATGTCTGAGCTGTCTATCAAGCAGGACCCCGCTTCACCTCATTGTAAGACTCCCTTGTCACCAAATCATACAAAGTCCACTTGGATTTGGGACGACTGTGATTTTCAGGTGATGGAAACACCTCAGTTTCTAAGGCACTGA
- the LOC126798327 gene encoding adenylosuccinate synthetase 2, chloroplastic-like, with amino-acid sequence MNNLSTFSALDANPLSKPCYFGTHQNRINLLQRPRNVVVCSVKPPVASPSSLSVAGSPSSGTNRIESLTQVSGVLGCQWGDEGKGKLVDILAQHFDIVARCQGGANAGHTIYNAEGKKFALHLVPSGILNEETLCVIGNGVVVHLPGLFKEIDGLESNGVSCKGRILVSDRAHLLFDFHQIVDGLRESELAKSFIGTTKRGIGPCYSSKVIRNGIRVGDLRHMDTFPQKLDLLLSDAASRFKGFEYGPQMLKDEVEKYKRFAERLEPFIADTVLVVNEAISEKKKVLVEGGQATMLDIDFGTYPFVTSSSPSAGGICTGLGIAPRVLGDLVGVVKAYTTRVGSGPFPTENLGKEGDLLRLQGQEFGTTTGRPRRCGWLDIVALKYCCQINGFSSLNLTKLDVLSDFPAIQLGVAYKSSDGIPIKSFPGDLRLLEQVKVEYEVLPGWNSDISNVRSYSELPKAARQYVERIEELVGVPIHYIGVGPGRDALIYK; translated from the exons ATGAACAACCTCTCGACCTTCTCAGCCCTTGATGCCAACCCGCTCTCCAAACCTTGCTACTTTGGCACCCACCAAAATAGGATTAATCTCCTCCAGCGCCCCAGAAATGTGGTTGTATGCTCAGTGAAACCCCCCGTCGCCTCCCCCTCATCGCTAAGTGTGGCTGGGTCACCCAGCAGTGGGACTAATCGAATTGAGTCTCTAACCCAGGTCTCTGGAGTTTTGGGCTGCCAGTGGGGTGATGAAGGTAAAGGAAAACTCGTTGACATCTTGGCCCAACACTTTGACATTGTTGCTCGTTGTCAG gGAGGAGCTAATGCTGGACACACCATTTACAATGCAGAAGGAAAGAAGTTTGCACTTCACCTTGTTCCCTCAGGTATCCTCAATGAGGAAACTCTCTGTGTTATTGGAAATGGTGTTGTCGTTCATCTTCCGGGCCTCTTTAAAGAGATCGATGGCCTTGAATCCAATGGAGTATCTTGCAAGGGAAGGATATTAGTCTCTGATCGTGCTCACCTGTTATTTGATTTCCACCAAATAGTGGATGGGCTTCGAGAGTCTGAGCTTGCTAAATCTTTCATTGGTACAACCAAGAGAGGCATTGGACCTTGTTATTCTAGCAAGGTTATCAGGAATGGCATTCGAGTTGGTGACTTGAGGCACATGGACACTTTTCCTCAGAAGCTAGATCTTCTTTTGTCAGATGCTGCATCAAGATTCAAAGGATTTGAATATGGCCCCCAAATGCTTAAAGATGAAGTAGAAAAGTACAAGAGATTTGCTGAAAGATTGGAACCCTTCATTGCTGATACCGTACTTGTTGTGAATGAAGCCATCTCTGAGAAGAAAAAAGTGTTAGTTGAAGGGGGTCAGGCGACAATGTTGGATATTGACTTTGGTACATACCCCTTTGTAACATCCTCAAGTCCTTCGGCTGGTGGTATTTGTACTGGCCTTGGCATTGCTCCCAGAGTTTTAGGTGATCTCGTTGGAGTG GTGAAAGCATACACTACAAGAGTTGGTTCTGGTCCTTTTCCCACAGAAAACTTGGGTAAAGAGGGTGACCTCCTTAGGTTGCAAGGTCAAGAGTTCGGCACAACTACTGGTCGCCCTCGTCGCTGTGGTTGGCTTGATATAGTAGCACTGAAATACTGCTGCCAGATTAATGGATTTTCTTCTCTCAATCTCACCAAACTAGATGTTCTATCTGATTTTCCTGCAATTCAGTTGGGTGTTGCTTACAAATCTAGTGACGGCATACCAATCAAATCATTCCCCGGAGATCTTCGCCTTCTTGAGCAAGTGAAG GTTGAATATGAAGTATTGCCCGGATGGAATTCTGATATCTCGAATGTAAGAAGCTACTCTGAACTTCCAAAGGCTGCACGCCAGTATGTGGAAAGAATAGAAGAGCTTGTAGGCGTACCCATCCATTACATCGGTGTCGGGCCCGGACGTGATGCTCTTATCTACAAGTAG